One genomic region from Quercus robur chromosome 4, dhQueRobu3.1, whole genome shotgun sequence encodes:
- the LOC126723325 gene encoding ATP synthase subunit delta', mitochondrial-like, translating into MFRRATGLLARPIISSARARTRPFSTDLPATETGDSNFIEAWKKVIPNIDPPKTPISFMKPRPATPSSIPSKLTVNFVLPYASELASKEVDMIIIPATTGHMGVLPGHVATIAELKPGVMSVHEGNDTTKYFVSSGFAFIHANSFADVIAVEAVPLDHIDQSLVQKGLAEFTQKLSSASTDLEKAEAQIGVDVHSALNAALTG; encoded by the exons ATGTTCCGCCGAGCCACCGGCCTTCTGGCCCGACCCATtatctcctcagccagagccAGGACTCGACCCTTCTCGACCGATCTCCCAGCTACCGAGACCGGCGATTCAAACTTCATTGAAGCCTGGAAGAAAGTGATCCCAAACATTGATCCCCCAAAGACCCCTATCTCCTTTATGAAGCCTCGCCCAGCTACTCCATCTTCCATCCCTAGCAAGCTCACCGTCAACTTTGTTCTTCCCTATGCTTCCGAGCTTGCCTCCAAAGAG GTTGACATGATCATAATACCAGCAACAACTGGGCACATGGGTGTTCTTCCTGGACATGTAGCAACAATTGCAGAGTTGAAACCTGGTGTCATGTCAGTGCATGAAGGAAATGACACAACAAAGTATTTCGTCAGCAGTGGCTTTGCTTTCATCCATGCAAATTCATTTGCAGATGTTATTGCTGTGGAGGCTGTGCCTCTTGATCATATTGACCAAAGCCTTGTCCAGAAAGGGCTTGCAGAGTTCACTCAGAAGCTGAGCTCAGCCTCTACTGACTTGGAGAAAGCCGAAGCTCAAATTGGAGTTGATGTGCACAGTGCTCTTAACGCTGCCCTCACAGGCTAG